In Aestuariibaculum lutulentum, one DNA window encodes the following:
- the bamA gene encoding outer membrane protein assembly factor BamA: protein MGKQVNNLANKLPLTNYIKHCFAILLFAYSLTIQAQEIPYNQGREYTLGDITVLGNTAFEEQTIITYSGLRKGQEITIPGEDISAAIKKLWNSKLFSDIEIYITKVEGDTAFLEIRLSDLPQLNELKVNGVKKGKVEGIIKDNKLNKGVKVTENLITTTKNYLTSKYKKEGFLNTKVYIDTKEVKDSLPTARVNMLVNIDKGEKVKIDHIVFNGNEVLTDKTLRKSMKNTKQKNPIRVLKRSKYIEADYKEDLVSLVDKYKENGYRDARVLSDSISINSDKTISLNINVEEGEKYTFGDITFIGNTVYSNDLLNRVLRIRKGDTYNGVLLQKRIADDSKPDGDDITNLYQNNGYLFSQINPVEVSADNNVIDMEVRITEGKPAYFNSVSVVGNDKTNDHVIYREIRTRPGQLYSKANVVRTVRELGQLGFFDAQEISPDFKNANPNEGTIDMEYSVKETGSSQIELQGGYGGGGFIGTLGLSFNNFAIKDIFKKDAYKPIPMGDGQKLALRLQASRFYQTYSFSFSEPWMGGKRPVQFSSSLSHTKQFLYDYQTGNADKSRSFNITGITFGLAKRLQVPDDYFTLSQAISYQRYDLNNYNTGLFTFGDGFSNNLSYTVGLSRNNTSVDPIYPTGGSNFAVTAKLSFPYSLVNGVDYSALKAERDDNVAVLTDSNSTETELSDANTRISEIDQERYNWLEFYKVKFKADWYTQIFKDLVLKPSVEFGFLGAYNQDRGVIPFERFFLGGDGLGSYSLDGREAIALRGYPNQSLSTNDGGTIYNKFSLELRYPITLKASAKIYGLTFLEAGASYNEFKDYNPFDLQRSAGLGLRIFMPAFGLLGIDFGHGFDPIPGEATKSGWQTHFIIGQQF, encoded by the coding sequence TTGGGAAAACAAGTGAACAACTTAGCTAATAAACTACCTTTGACAAATTATATTAAACACTGCTTCGCAATATTACTTTTTGCATATAGCCTTACCATTCAAGCACAAGAAATACCTTATAATCAAGGTCGAGAATATACACTGGGAGATATAACCGTACTGGGAAACACCGCGTTTGAAGAACAAACCATAATTACCTATTCCGGATTAAGAAAAGGACAGGAAATTACCATTCCTGGTGAAGATATTAGTGCTGCCATTAAAAAACTTTGGAACTCAAAACTATTCAGCGATATTGAAATTTACATCACCAAAGTTGAAGGTGATACAGCGTTCCTTGAAATCAGATTATCTGACCTTCCACAACTTAACGAATTAAAAGTGAACGGCGTTAAAAAAGGTAAAGTTGAAGGTATTATAAAAGACAATAAACTTAATAAAGGGGTTAAGGTTACAGAAAACTTAATAACAACAACTAAAAACTACTTAACCAGCAAGTATAAAAAAGAAGGGTTTTTAAACACTAAAGTTTATATAGATACCAAAGAAGTAAAAGACTCTTTACCTACGGCCAGAGTTAATATGCTTGTTAACATCGATAAAGGTGAAAAAGTAAAAATCGATCATATCGTGTTTAACGGAAACGAAGTTTTAACCGACAAAACACTTCGTAAAAGCATGAAAAATACGAAACAAAAAAACCCAATTCGTGTTCTAAAACGTTCAAAGTATATTGAGGCCGATTATAAAGAAGATCTTGTAAGCCTTGTTGACAAATACAAAGAAAATGGTTATCGTGATGCCCGCGTACTTTCAGACAGTATTTCTATTAACAGCGATAAAACCATTTCATTAAACATTAATGTTGAAGAAGGCGAAAAATATACTTTTGGAGACATCACTTTTATTGGTAATACCGTATACTCTAACGACCTATTAAATCGCGTTTTACGTATTAGAAAAGGAGACACCTATAATGGGGTATTACTTCAAAAGCGCATTGCTGATGATTCTAAACCAGATGGTGACGACATTACCAACTTATACCAAAACAACGGTTATTTATTCTCACAAATCAACCCGGTTGAAGTAAGTGCCGATAACAATGTAATCGATATGGAAGTAAGAATTACCGAAGGTAAACCAGCTTACTTTAACAGTGTATCGGTTGTTGGAAACGACAAAACAAACGACCACGTTATCTATCGTGAAATTCGTACCCGTCCGGGACAATTATACAGTAAAGCGAATGTGGTTCGTACCGTTCGTGAGCTTGGTCAGTTAGGATTCTTTGATGCTCAGGAAATCTCTCCTGACTTTAAAAATGCAAATCCTAATGAAGGAACCATCGATATGGAATACTCTGTAAAAGAAACTGGATCGAGCCAGATTGAGCTTCAAGGTGGTTACGGTGGTGGAGGTTTCATCGGAACCTTAGGATTATCGTTTAACAACTTTGCAATTAAAGATATCTTCAAGAAAGATGCTTATAAGCCAATCCCAATGGGAGATGGTCAAAAATTAGCTTTACGTTTACAAGCCAGCCGTTTTTATCAAACCTATAGTTTTTCGTTCTCTGAACCTTGGATGGGAGGAAAACGTCCGGTACAGTTTTCATCATCGTTATCACATACAAAACAGTTCTTATACGACTACCAAACAGGTAACGCCGATAAATCTAGAAGTTTCAATATTACAGGTATTACTTTTGGTTTAGCAAAACGCTTGCAGGTTCCTGATGATTACTTTACATTGTCTCAGGCTATCAGTTACCAACGTTACGACTTAAACAACTATAACACCGGATTATTTACATTCGGTGATGGTTTCTCAAACAACTTATCATATACTGTTGGTTTAAGCAGAAACAACACAAGTGTAGACCCTATTTATCCAACAGGAGGTTCTAACTTTGCAGTTACCGCAAAATTATCATTCCCATACTCTTTAGTAAATGGTGTAGACTATTCGGCACTTAAAGCGGAAAGAGATGATAATGTAGCTGTCTTAACAGACTCTAACTCTACTGAAACTGAATTATCTGATGCTAACACTAGAATTTCTGAAATCGACCAAGAACGTTACAACTGGTTAGAATTTTATAAAGTAAAATTCAAGGCAGACTGGTACACACAAATCTTTAAAGATTTAGTATTAAAGCCTAGTGTAGAATTTGGTTTCTTAGGTGCTTATAACCAAGACCGTGGGGTAATTCCTTTTGAAAGATTCTTCCTTGGAGGTGACGGTTTAGGAAGTTACAGTTTAGATGGTAGAGAAGCTATCGCGTTACGTGGTTACCCTAACCAATCGTTATCTACAAACGATGGTGGTACCATTTACAATAAATTCTCTTTAGAGTTACGTTATCCAATTACATTAAAAGCTTCGGCTAAAATTTACGGATTAACATTCCTTGAAGCAGGTGCTTCATATAACGAATTTAAAGATTATAATCCTTTCGACCTACAACGTTCTGCAGGTCTTGGACTTAGAATCTTTATGCCTGCTTTCGGATTATTAGGTATCGATTTCGGTCACGGATTCGACCCAATTCCAGGAGAAGCGACTAAGAGTGGATGGCAAACGCACTTTATCATTGGACAACAATTTTAA
- a CDS encoding isoprenyl transferase yields the protein MNLRESIQPNKLPKHIAIIMDGNGRWAKQKGMIRAFGHENGTKAVKEAVECCAELGVENLTLYAFSTENWNRPKLEVDTLMKLLVNSLKKEIKTLQENNIKLSAIGCLNNLPQKVYAELQEVIEQTKSNSRMTLTLALSYGSREELLNTVKEISIKVKNNIISPEKIDESIINEHLYTHGLPDVDLLIRTSGEQRISNFLLWQIAYAELYFTSVLWPDFTKEHLYEAIIEYQKRERRFGKTSEQLS from the coding sequence ATGAATTTAAGAGAAAGCATACAACCTAACAAACTACCAAAACACATTGCTATTATTATGGATGGCAATGGTCGTTGGGCTAAACAAAAAGGCATGATACGTGCCTTTGGTCATGAAAATGGAACAAAAGCTGTAAAAGAAGCCGTTGAATGCTGTGCAGAACTGGGTGTTGAAAACCTAACCCTTTACGCCTTTTCTACAGAAAACTGGAATCGCCCTAAATTAGAAGTCGATACTTTAATGAAATTACTTGTTAATTCATTAAAAAAAGAAATAAAAACACTTCAAGAAAATAACATAAAACTCTCTGCTATTGGCTGCTTAAACAACTTACCCCAAAAAGTGTATGCCGAGCTTCAGGAGGTCATAGAACAGACAAAAAGTAACAGCAGAATGACTTTAACGCTGGCTTTAAGCTATGGTTCGCGCGAAGAATTACTAAATACTGTTAAAGAGATTAGTATTAAAGTTAAAAATAACATAATTTCGCCGGAAAAGATTGATGAATCAATTATAAATGAGCATCTTTACACGCATGGTTTACCAGATGTAGACTTGCTTATTAGAACCAGTGGAGAGCAACGCATAAGCAACTTTTTACTTTGGCAAATCGCATATGCCGAATTGTATTTTACTAGCGTTTTATGGCCGGATTTTACAAAGGAGCATTTGTATGAAGCTATTATAGAATATCAAAAAAGAGAACGACGATTTGGGAAAACAAGTGAACAACTTAGCTAA
- the porG gene encoding type IX secretion system protein PorG gives MRYLTVLIISILSIQVSYAQIHEIGVYLGGSNFIGDVGATNYISPNQLAIGGIYKWNRSKRHSYRASVIFSDLEGLDSKSDDPRRQQRGYEFSNGILEIAAGMEFTFMDFDLHTGRKLTTPYLFTGLSLTNYDDTYFVNGEQTDEGSSSWTFGIPMALGVKTTFINGLILAVEVGARYTFTDGLDGSSPADSNLQPYRFGNINNNDWYVFSGVTLTYTFGEKPCYCTN, from the coding sequence ATGAGGTATTTAACCGTATTGATAATAAGCATTTTAAGCATTCAAGTTAGTTATGCTCAAATTCACGAAATAGGAGTTTATTTAGGAGGCAGTAATTTTATTGGCGATGTTGGAGCGACCAATTACATCTCTCCTAATCAATTGGCAATAGGTGGAATTTATAAATGGAACCGCAGTAAACGCCACTCTTATCGTGCTTCTGTTATCTTTAGTGATTTAGAAGGCTTAGACTCAAAATCTGATGACCCGAGGCGTCAGCAACGTGGTTATGAATTCTCTAACGGCATCCTAGAAATTGCTGCCGGAATGGAATTTACCTTCATGGATTTCGATTTACACACAGGACGTAAACTAACCACACCGTATTTATTTACCGGGTTAAGTTTAACAAACTATGATGATACTTACTTTGTTAACGGTGAACAAACCGACGAAGGCAGTTCGAGTTGGACTTTCGGAATACCGATGGCACTGGGTGTAAAAACAACGTTTATTAACGGATTAATATTAGCTGTAGAAGTTGGAGCGCGCTACACCTTTACCGATGGTCTTGATGGCAGTTCACCTGCCGATAGCAATCTGCAACCCTACAGATTTGGAAATATAAATAACAATGACTGGTATGTATTCTCTGGTGTGACACTAACCTATACCTTTGGAGAAAAGCCATGTTATTGTACAAATTAA